The genomic stretch CGTCGCCAGCGACAGCCGACGGCCGCGGCGCGGCGCGGCGCCGCAGGGGCAGACCTGGTTTTGGCGCAGTGCAGAGGGTCATGGGGCAATGAAAGAAGCCGCGTCGCGGGACGAGGCCGGTAAAATCGCGCAAATTCTATAGGCCGGCCGTTTTGCCCCGGCATCCTGAACATGTCCAACACTCCTTTGTCCTACCGCGATGCCGGCGTCGACATCGACGCCGGCGACGCCCTGGTCGACCGCATCAAGCCCCTCGCCAAGCGCACGCTGCGCGAAGGTGTGCTGGGCGGCATCGGCGGCTTCGGCGCCCTGTTCGAAGTGCCCAAGCGCTACAAGGAGCCGGTGCTGGTCAGCGGCACCGACGGTGTGGGCACCAAGCTGAAACTCGCGTTCGAATGGGGCCGGCACGACACGGTGGGCATCGACCTGGTGGCCATGAGCGTCAACGACGTGCTGGTGCAAGGCGCCGAGCCGCTGTTCTTCCTCGACTACTTCGCCTGCGGCAAACTCGACGTCGACACCGCGGCTCGCGTGGTGGGCGGCATCGCCCGCGGCTGCGAAGAATCGGGTTGCGCCTTGATCGGCGGCGAGACCGCCGAGATGCCCGGCATGTACCCTCCCGGTGAATACGACCTGGCCGGCTTCTGCGTCGGGGCCGTCGAGAAGAGCGGCATCATCGACGGGCGCAGCATCGTCCCCGGTGACGTCGTGCTGGGCCTCGCCTCCAGCGGCGTGCACTCCAATGGCTATTCGCTGGTGCGCAAGATCGTCGAACGCTCCGGCGACGCCCTGCCCGAGACGCTCGACGGCCAGCCCTTCCGCGACCGTGTGATGGCGCCCACCCGGCTCTACGTGAAGCCGGTGCTCGCGACGCTGCAGGCGGTGCGGGTCAAAGGCATGGCCCACATCACCGGCGGCGGTCTGGTCGAGAACATCCCGCGCTGCCTGCCGGCCGCGACCAAGGCGGTGCTCGATGGCACCGCTTGGCCGCGCCCCGAATTGTTCAGCTGGCTGCAACGCGAAGGCGGCGTGCTGGAGAGCGAGATGCACCGCACCTTCAACTGCGGCATCGGCTTCGTGCTGATCGTCGCCGCCGAGGATGCGCAACGTGCGACCGAGGTGCTGCAGGCCCAGGGCGAAAGCGTCTACCGCATCGGCCGGATCGAGCCGCGCCAGGGCGACGAGCACCAGACCCAGGTGGCCTGAGCGGCCTGCCGCAAGAGCGCCCACTGACGCGGGCGCTCACCCTCCCACCATCAGTGCAGCCGCGGCGGCCCGGTGCGTCGCAGTTCTTCGAGGCGGTCGGCCATTGCCAGGCGATCGTCGGCTTCGTCGGCCTGGTGGACGTAGGCCGCCAGATCCGAGATCGCTTCGTCGCGCCGGCCCAACTCCGCATAGGCCAGGCCGCGATCGCGCCGCTCCTCCAGCGCGTGCGGCAGCAAGATCACCAGACGTTGCGCGATCGCCAGCAAGTGCGGCCAGTCTTCGCGCGCGCGGTAGATCTCCTTCAGGTTGCGCAGCATGCGGGCCACCACTTCGCGCGGCGTGGCCGATTGCAAAAACAAGCCGAGCGGCACGTCGAATTCGCCCACCAGGCCCTGCTGGCGCTTGTAGGGGTCGAGCCGCTCGTCCAGCTCTTCGCGTGACAGTGACGCACCCGAAAACGGGTCCATCACGACCTCACCTTGCGGCATCTTCAGCTTGACGAGAAAGTGGCCCGGGAACGACACCCCGCGCGCCGTCAGCCCGACCTGACCCGCCAGCTCGATGTACAGGATCGCAAGCGAAATCGGGATGCCGCGCCGCGTGCGCAGCACTTCGTTGAGGCAGCTGTTGTGCGGGTCGTAGTAGTCGTTGACGTTGCCGCCGAAGCCCAGCTCTTGGAAGAAGTAGCGGTTGAGCATGCGCAGACGCTGCATCGGCGAAGCGTCGGCCGCCAGCCGGCGGGCGAGCCGCTCGCCCAGAGCGTCGATCTCGGCCAGGGCGGCCTGCATGTCGAGGTCGGGGAACTCATCCTGCGCCAGCGACAAGGCCACCTCGGTGAGCGAGAAGCTGGCATCGTCGGCGACGAGCGAAGAAAAATACTCGATGGCGGAGGGGACCGCGAAGTGCATACCCGCAGTGTAGTCCTCCCTGCCGCGGCGGTTCAAACCGCGGTGTCGAACGCGGGCGAGGCGCACCGACACTGCCGGCGCAAGGCCGGCCCGGTCGCGGTCGTGTGCTTTCCCTACCCCCGCCTCACGAACTGGCGCACACGCAGGCCCAGCAGCATCAACACCGCGAAATACAGCGCGCCGGCGGCGCCGACGGCCAGCGCCATCCAGCCCGCACGCCACCACGGTGAGGCGCCCAATGCGACCCAATCCAGGGTGTACGCCAGATACGCGAGCCCGCCCCCCAGCAGCGCCGAGGCGAACCCCACGCGGGCGAGAAAAGCCCACCACCCGGGCGCGGGCTGGTAGGAGCCGCGCCGCTTCAGCCCCCACAACAACCAGCTCGCGTTGACCAAGGCGGCCAGGCCGATCGACAAGGCCAGGCCGGCATGCCCGATCCACGGCACGAACACGAGGTTCATCAGCTGCGTGAGACACAACACGACGACGGCGATCTTGACCGGCGTGCGGATGTCCTGCTTCGCATAGAAGCCCGGCGCCAGCACCTTGACCGCGATCAGCCCCAGCAGGCCGACACCGTATCCCATCAGCGCGACCACGGTT from Caldimonas brevitalea encodes the following:
- the purM gene encoding phosphoribosylformylglycinamidine cyclo-ligase; amino-acid sequence: MSNTPLSYRDAGVDIDAGDALVDRIKPLAKRTLREGVLGGIGGFGALFEVPKRYKEPVLVSGTDGVGTKLKLAFEWGRHDTVGIDLVAMSVNDVLVQGAEPLFFLDYFACGKLDVDTAARVVGGIARGCEESGCALIGGETAEMPGMYPPGEYDLAGFCVGAVEKSGIIDGRSIVPGDVVLGLASSGVHSNGYSLVRKIVERSGDALPETLDGQPFRDRVMAPTRLYVKPVLATLQAVRVKGMAHITGGGLVENIPRCLPAATKAVLDGTAWPRPELFSWLQREGGVLESEMHRTFNCGIGFVLIVAAEDAQRATEVLQAQGESVYRIGRIEPRQGDEHQTQVA
- a CDS encoding SirB1 family protein produces the protein MHFAVPSAIEYFSSLVADDASFSLTEVALSLAQDEFPDLDMQAALAEIDALGERLARRLAADASPMQRLRMLNRYFFQELGFGGNVNDYYDPHNSCLNEVLRTRRGIPISLAILYIELAGQVGLTARGVSFPGHFLVKLKMPQGEVVMDPFSGASLSREELDERLDPYKRQQGLVGEFDVPLGLFLQSATPREVVARMLRNLKEIYRAREDWPHLLAIAQRLVILLPHALEERRDRGLAYAELGRRDEAISDLAAYVHQADEADDRLAMADRLEELRRTGPPRLH